TTTTCATAACCGCGATCCAAAAGTTTTATCTGATCAACTACCGTAGCTCCTTCAGCTACTAAACCAGCAGTTACCAGTGCTGCCCCGGCACGTAAATCAGAGGCTTCCACATAGGCACCACTGAGACTCTCCACACCTTTGACTATGGCCACACGACCTTCTACTTTTATATCGGCACCCATGCGGCGAAATTCATCAACATGTTTAAATCTATTTTCAAAAATTGTTTCCGTAACAACACTTGTTCCCCCCGCTATTGTCATTAAGGCTAAAAGTGGAGCCTGTAAATCAGTAGGAAAACCAGGGAAAGGCATTGTTTTAAAATCTACTCCCTTTAGTGATCTAGTTCCTTGTACCCTAATACCGGAATTACTTTCGATAATCACCACACCAACTTCTCTCAATTTGGCAATTACAGCTTCAACATGTTCAGGAATAACATTTTTTAGTAAAACATCACCACCGGTAATAGCAGCCATAATCATAAAAGTACCGGCTTCAATTCGATCAGGAATAATTGTATGTTCGGCTGAACCTAATTTATTTACACCTTCAATTCGCAAAACATCTGTGCCCGCCCCTTTAATTTTAGCACCCATTTTATTCAAGAAATTTTGGAGATCGACCACTTCTGGTTCTCGGGCAGCATTACGCAAAATTGTTTCCCCTGTAGCCAAAGCAGCCGCCATAATTAGATTTTCCGTAGCTCCAACACTGGGAAAATCTAAACAAATCTCATTCCCAACCAATTGTTCAGCTTTAACCTCAATATAGCCGTGTTTTTCTTTAATCTCGGCCCCGAGTAGTCTCAAACCACGTAAATGCTGATCCATGGGACGAGATCCAATAGAACACCCACCAGGATAAGCTAATTTTACCTCCTGAAAGCGGGAAAGCAAAGGACCCATAACTAAATTGGAAGCCCGCATCTTTCTGGTTAAACGATCCGGTAATTCCACTGTTTCCACATTAGTGGCATCCACAACCATCGTTCTACCTGTTAATTCAACTTTGGCCCCTAGACAAAGCAATACTTCTCGCATTACCTTGACATCACTTAAATGTGGGACACCATGAATTGTACAAATACCTTCAGACAATAAACAAGCAGGCAAGATGGTCAATACCGAATTTTTTCCACCACTGATTGTAACACTACCTGTTAATTTATTTCCACCAACAATCACATACTTTTCCAAATAACCATCACCTCCCATTGTCTGAAAAACCATAAAAGACAACTTCAGTTTCTAGGTCTAAATGATATTTTTCTTTTACTGCCAACTGCACCTCCTTAATTAAAGCCCTAATATCCGACGCTTTAGCCGCACCGCGATTAATAATAAAATTAGCATGTTTTTCCGAAACCTGTGCATCACCCACTGACCAGCCTTTGGCCCCTACCCCTTCAATTAAACGTCCCGCACCTTGAGCAGTATTTTTAAAAACACTCCCAGCACTCGGCCATTCCAAAGGCTGTTTTAATCTACGTTCACGCAAATAAGCGGCCATTTTGGTTTGAATTTCTGTTTTATCTCCCCACGATAAACTTAATGTCACTTTCACTATTAATTCTTGCGTTTCTTTAAAAATACTTTGACGATAACCCAAAGACAACTCCTCAACCTTATATGTTTTTAATTGACCTCGTTTATCTAAGGTCTGCACTTCGGTCAAAACCTCTTTTAAAGATGAGCCATAAGCCCCTGCATTCATGACTACCGCTCCACCAAGTGACCCGGGAATTCCCACAGCAAAAGCTAAGCCGTCAAATCCCCTTTGAGCAGCTTGGCGGCTCAAAGAAGCCAACAAAACACCCGCACCGGCGGTAACCCGACTGCCCTGCCAAAGGATCTCTTGAAAACCAGAAGTAATAATTACTAAACCTTTAATTCCCTGATCACTAATAAGAACATTAGAACCTTCTCCCAAAATAGTGAGCGGAACTTTCCATTTATGGGCCATTTTTAAAACATGAGCACATTCATCAATTTTTTGAGGGCAATACAAGAGATCAGCAGGTCCTCCTACCCGCCATGAAGTATAATTTTTTAAAGGCTCATCACAATAAAAAGGTCCATAATTTCTTTCCCGTAAAAAAATTAGCATTTTCTCCAAAGCCACTTTTACCACCTCAATTAAAACCAGTAGGAACTGCCGAATTTGCTGATTCCAATAAAGTAAGCAGCTGAAAACCAATCTGGCGAATATCACCAGCACCCAAAGTTAAAACTAAGTCCCCGGGTTTAACCAGATTAAGCAGTTTTTCCGCTATTAATTTTTTATTAGGTAAATATTTCACTTGTTGACCAGTTTGTTTTTTTATTTCCGCAATCAATGTTTGACTATTTACTCCCGGAAGGGGTTTTTCACCAGCGGCAAAAATATCGGTAAACACCAAAAGATCGGCATCCCGAAAGGCAGTACCAAATTCCGTCTTTAAAGCCTGAGTGCGTGAAAAACGATGTGGTTGAAAAATAGCCACAACTCGTTTAAAGCCGGTTTTTTTAGCTGCCGCCAAAGTAGCCTTTAATTCTGAAGGATGATGGGCAAAATCATCGTAAATATGAATACCATTAATTATACCTATTTTTTCAAAACGCCTACTTATGCCGCGGAAAGTAAGTAAACTTGCAGCCAT
The window above is part of the Clostridia bacterium genome. Proteins encoded here:
- the murA gene encoding UDP-N-acetylglucosamine 1-carboxyvinyltransferase — translated: MEKYVIVGGNKLTGSVTISGGKNSVLTILPACLLSEGICTIHGVPHLSDVKVMREVLLCLGAKVELTGRTMVVDATNVETVELPDRLTRKMRASNLVMGPLLSRFQEVKLAYPGGCSIGSRPMDQHLRGLRLLGAEIKEKHGYIEVKAEQLVGNEICLDFPSVGATENLIMAAALATGETILRNAAREPEVVDLQNFLNKMGAKIKGAGTDVLRIEGVNKLGSAEHTIIPDRIEAGTFMIMAAITGGDVLLKNVIPEHVEAVIAKLREVGVVIIESNSGIRVQGTRSLKGVDFKTMPFPGFPTDLQAPLLALMTIAGGTSVVTETIFENRFKHVDEFRRMGADIKVEGRVAIVKGVESLSGAYVEASDLRAGAALVTAGLVAEGATVVDQIKLLDRGYENFEQRLRNLGAQILRVNGIKERP
- the murB gene encoding UDP-N-acetylmuramate dehydrogenase: MALEKMLIFLRERNYGPFYCDEPLKNYTSWRVGGPADLLYCPQKIDECAHVLKMAHKWKVPLTILGEGSNVLISDQGIKGLVIITSGFQEILWQGSRVTAGAGVLLASLSRQAAQRGFDGLAFAVGIPGSLGGAVVMNAGAYGSSLKEVLTEVQTLDKRGQLKTYKVEELSLGYRQSIFKETQELIVKVTLSLSWGDKTEIQTKMAAYLRERRLKQPLEWPSAGSVFKNTAQGAGRLIEGVGAKGWSVGDAQVSEKHANFIINRGAAKASDIRALIKEVQLAVKEKYHLDLETEVVFYGFSDNGR